A window of Pseudomonas putida genomic DNA:
GGAAGGCTGCACCTGGAGCGAATCGGGCGTGAAAACCCCGACCGGCTTCAAGGAGGCCTACCAGCAGTTCGTCGAAGGCGGCTGGCCGAGCCTGGCGCATGACGTCGAGCACGGCGGCCAGGGCCTGCCAGAGTCGCTGGGCCTGGCCCTGAGCGAAATGGTCGGCGGTTCGAACTGGTCGTGGGGCATGTACCCCGGCCTGTCCCACGGCGCGATGAACACCATTTCCGCGCATGGCACCCCCGAGCAGCAGCACACCTACCTGACCAAGCTGGTGTCCGGCGAGTGGACCGGCACCATGTGCCTGACCGAGCCACACTGCGGCACTGACCTGGGCATGCTGCGCACCAAGGCCGAGCCACAGGCCGACGGCAGCTACAAGGTGTCGGGTACCAAGATCTTCATTTCGGCCGGTGAGCACGACATGGCCGACAACATCGTCCATATCGTCCTGGCCCGTCTGCCGGACGCACCGGCCGGCACCAAGGGTATCTCGCTGTTCATCGTGCCGAAGTTCCTGCCCAACGCCGAAGGCGGTGTGGGCGAGCGCAACGGCGTGAGCTGTGGCTCGATCGAGCACAAGATGGGTATCCACGGCAACGCCACCTGCGTGATATGAACTTCGACGGCGCTACCGGCTACCTGATCGGCCCGGCCAACAAAGGCCTGAACTGCATGTTCACCTTCATGAACACCGCTCGCCTGGGTACTGCGCTGCAAGGCCTGGCTCACGCCGAGGTGGCTTTCCAGGGGGGCTTGAAGTACGCCCGTGAGCGCCTGCAGATGCGTTCTCTGACTGGCCCGAAAGCACCGGACAAGGCTGCTGACCCGATCATCGTCCACCCGGACGTGCGTCGCATGCTGCTGACCATGAAGGCCTTCGCCGAAGGCAACCGTGCGATGGTGTACTTCACTGCCAAGCAGGTGGACATCGTCAAGTACAGCCAGGATGAGGAAGAGCGCAAGAAGGCTGATGCCCTGCTGGCGTTCTTGACCCCGATCGCCAAGGCATTCATGACCGAAGTCGGTTTCGAAGCCGCCAACCACGGCGTGCAGATCTACGGCGGCCATGGCTTCATCGCCGAGTGGGGCATGGAGCAGAACGTGCGCGACAGCCGCATTTCCATGCTGTACGAAGGTACCACCGGCATCCAGGCCCTGGACCTGCTCGGCCGCAAGGTACTGATGACCCAGGGCGAAGCGCTGAAGGGCTTCACCAAGATCGTGCACAAGTTCTGCCAGGCGCAGGAAGGCAACGACGCAGTCAAGGAATTCGTCGAACCGCTGGCGGCGCTGAACAAGGAGTGGGGCGAGCTGACCATGAAAGTGGGCATGGCCGCCATGAAGGACCGCGAAGAAGTGGGTGCGGCCTCGGTCGATTACCTGATGTATTCCGGCTACGCCTGCCTGGCCTACTTCTGGGCCGACATCGCCCGCCTGGCGGCCGAGAAACTGGCTGCCGGCACCAGCGAAGAAGCGTTCTACACCGCCAAGCTGCAGACCGCGCGCTTCTACTTCCAGCGCATCCTGCCGCGTACCCGTACCCATGTTGCGAGCATGCTGTCGGGTGCCGACAACCTGATGGCGATGGACGAAGAGCACTTCGGCCTGTCGTACTGAGCCTGCCGCTGTACGCGAAACCCGCCTGCCTTCACCGGCAGGCGGGTTTTTTTTTTCTTCAGGTTCAGCGCGGTCCCTTTGTAGGAGCGGCCTTGTGTCGCGATGGGCTGCAAAGCAGCCCCGGCGATCTTTGCTGTGGCAGAAATCCTGGGGCCGCTTCGCGCCCCGATCGCGACACAAGGCCGCTCCTACAAGAAGTCGCGTCTGATTCGATATTCAACTGTTCATGTGCACTGCCGATGAAGTGAGGGCACAATGCCATTATTGATCTGCCGGGTCGGAGATTACCCTTGTTTCGTCTTAACGCTGTTCGCGCAAGCCACTTCCTGCCGTCGCTGTTCTTGTTGCTGGCAGGGCTCGCCGCAGCCTATGTGAGAGACCTGAGTGTCTTTTTCACATCGCTGTTCAACGTCCTGCCAACCTTGGTCCTGCTGCTGGGCGGCGCTTATTGCGCGGTGTACCGCCGTCAGCGTGAGTTGTTTCTCATGCTCACCGTGTATATCGCCTACTACCTGCTCGACACCCAGACCGACTTTTACCGTGACCATGGCCGCGTGCGCGAGGACGCGGCGGTGACCTTCCACCTGGTATGCCTGCTGCTGCCCGCCCTGTTCGGGCTGTATGGCGCCTGGCAGGAACGTACCCACCTGCTGCAGGACCTGGTTGCCCGTGGGGCCGTGCTATTTGCCATCGGCAGCGTGGCGGTGGCCCTGGAGCAAAGCTTCCCCGAGGCGTTGCTGACCTGGTTGGCGGAAATCCGCTGGCCAACCCTGCATGGGCAGTGGATGAGCCTGATCCAGATGGTCTACCCACTGTTCCTCGGCGTGTTCATTCTGCTGGTGGTGCAATACCTGCGCGCACCAAGGCCGCTGCACGCGGCACTGGTGACGGGCCTGCTGGGCATCTTCTGGATGCTGCCGCAAACCTTCATCCTGCCGTTCACCCTGAACATCATGTGCAGCCAGGTAATGCTGATGATCGCCGCGGCGGTGGCGCACGAGGCCTACCAGATGGCATTCCGCGACGAGCTGACCGGACTGCCGGGGCGCCGTGCGCTGAACGAGCGCATGCAGCGCCTGGGGCGCAACTATGTGATCGCCATGACCGATGTCGACCACTTCAAGAAATTCAACGACACCCACGGCCACGACGTTGGCGACCAGGTGCTGCGCCTGGTCGCCAGCCGCTTGTCCAAGGTCACCGGCGGTGGCCGGGCCTATCGCTATGGCGGCGAGGAGTTCGCCCTGGTGTTTGCCGGCAAGACCGCCGAAGAATGCTTGCCGCATGTGGAAGCCGTGCGCGAAGTGATCGCCAACTACGTGATGCACCTGCGCGACCAGTACAACCGCCCGCAGGACGATACCGCCGGGCGCCAGCGGCGCGCGGGCAGCAGTGGCGGCACGGTGTCGGTCACCATCAGCATCGGTGTGGCCGAGCGCCAGGCCGATCATCGCAACCCCGAGGCGGTGTTGAAGTCTGCCGACCTGGCGCTATACAACGCCAAAGGCGCAGGGCGCAATTGTGTCATGGTGCATGGGCAGCAATCGCAGCGAGGGGCAGTGCGCACGGCGTGACTTAACTAGACTATTCAGTCTGTTGATGACCCTATGTCTCGTAAAAGTTGTTCGGTTACACTGCCTGCAACCCAGTGTCGCGGTTCCCCGAGACCGCCCCGACCCGACTAGCGAGAGGTTGTCATGGCTGAATATAAAGCGCCCCTGCGCGACATGCGCTTCGTACTGAATGAAGTCTTCAACGTGGCCGAGCAGTGGGCGCAGTTGCCCGGGCTGGCCGAGGTTGTCGATGCCGACACGGCCATGGCGGTGCTGGAAGAAGCCGGCAAGGTCACTGCCAAGTCCATTGCGCCGCTCAGCCGCGCCGCGGATGAAGAGGGCTGCCACTGGGACAACGGCGCAGTACGCACACCGGCCGGTTTCATCGAGGCATACAACACCTACGCCGAAGGCGGTTGGGTGGGCGTGGGCGGCGACCCTGCTGTTCGGCGGCATGGGCATGCCCAAGGTCATCTCGGCCCAGGTCGAGGAGATGGTCAACGCTTCCAGCCTGTCCTTTGGCCTGTACCCGATGCTGACCGCCGGCGCCTGCCTGTCGATCAATGCCCACGCCAGTGAGGCGCTGAAGGAAAAGTACCTGCCTAACATGTACGCTGGTGTGTGGGCCGGTTCCATGTGCCTGACCGAGCCGCACGCCGGTACCGACCTGGGCATCATTCGCACCAAGGCCGAACCCCAGGCCGACGGCAGCTACAAGGTCAGCGGCACCAAGATCTTCATCACTGGCGGTGAACACGACCTGACCGAGAACATCATCCACCTGGTGCTGGCCAAGCTGCCGGATGCCCCTGCGGGGCCGAAAGGCATTTCGCTGTTCCTGGTGCCTAAGTTCCTGGTCAACGAAGACGGCAGCCTGGGCGCACGCAACCCGGCAACCTGTGGCTCGATCGAGCACAAGATGGGTATCCAGGCCTCGGCCACCTGTGTGATGAACTTCGACGAAGCGGTCGGTTACATCGTCGGTGAGCCGAACAAGGGCCTGGCGGCCATGTTCACCATGATGAACTACGAGCGCCTGGGCGTTGGTATCCAGGGCCTGGCCTCGGCCGAGCGCTCCTACCAGAACGCCGTGGAATACGCCCGCGACCGCCTGCAGAGCCGCGCCCCGACCGGGCCGCAAGCCAAGGACAAGGCGGCCGACCCGATCATCGTCCACCCCGACGTGCGCCGCATGCTGCTGACCATGAAGGCGCTGATCGAGGGTGGCCGTGCCTTCTCCAGTTACGTGGCCCTGCAACTGGACAGCGCCAAGTACAGCGAAGACGCCGCCGTGCGCAAGCGCAGCGAAGAGCTGGTGGCACTGCTGACACCGGTGGCCAAGGCCTTCCTCACCGATCTGGGCCTGGAGTGCGCGGTGCACGGCCAGCAGGTGTTCGGCGGGCATGGCTATATTCGTGAATGGGGGCAGGAGCAACTGGTGCGTGATGTGCGTATTACGCAGATCTACGAAGGCACCAACGGCATCCAGGCCCTCGACCTGATGGGGCGCAAGGTGGTGGCCAGTGGTGGGGCGTACTACCGGCTGTTCTCCGACGAGATTCGCCAGTTCATTGCCAGCGCGGGCAGCGAACTGGATGAATTTGCCAAGCCGTTGGGTACTTGCCTCGATCAACTTGACGGGCTTACCGAATGGGTGCTGGAGCAGGCCAAAGGCAACCCGAACGAGATTGGCGCGGCTTCGGTCGAGTACCTGCATGCCTTTGGTTATGTCGCCTATGCCTACATGTGGGCCTTGATGGCGCGTGCGGCCCAGGCGGGTAAGGGGGACGAAGCGTTCTATGCGGGCAAGCTGGGTACGGCGCGGTTCTACTTTGCGCGGTTGCTGCCGCGGGTGGATTCGCTGGTGGCTTCGGTGAAGGCGGGGAGTGAGTCGTTGTACCTGCTGGATGCTGAGCAGTTCTAAGGGGGGTGGGGCTGCTTTGTAAGCCTTTTCCTACACGACGTGGTGACTTTTCACCACTGTTCTCAGATTGGATCCACGGTTATTCTTTACCACATGGACGTTGCGCAGGAAGCGCAAAGGACAGATCAAGGATGACGACGAAGGACGCCTGCCAGGATGGTGGGGCGATACGGATGTCACAGGGAAACAGTCTGGGAAAACCCCGCTTCGGCGGGGTTTTCTTTGTGCGCGTGTTTTTCAGCCCAGCACATCCAGCGATGATGCGCCCAACAGGCGGGCGTCCGTCTCTTCCTCCAGCAGCGTGCGCAGGAGCTCCACAGAGGCCTGCTGGCGCTGGGCATCGCGGAACACCAGGCCAACCTTCAACGGTACCCGCGGCTCACTCAATGGCTTCCACAGCAACCCCTGATCATCCTCGGCTGCCTCCTTGGCCCGCCCCGGCAGGATGGTGGCCAGCGCGGTATGGGCCAGGCTGTCGAGAATCCCCGCCATGTTGTTCATCTCGGCCTGCACCTGCGGCCGACGCCCTTGGCTGGCCAGCTGCGCCTGCCAGATCTGGCGAATCTGGAATTCCTCACCCAGCATCAGCATGGGCAGCTCGGCGGCCTGGCGGATGGACACCTTCTTGAAGTCTTTCAGCGGGTGGGTAGCGGGGATCACCAGTTGCAGCTCATCTTCGTACAGCAGCAGGCCATGCAGCCCCGGCTGGCGTGGCGGCAGGTAGCTGATGCCGATATCCAGGCTGCCGTTGAGCAAGCGCCGTTCGATCTCCAGCCCCGACAATTCGTAGATCTGCACCACCAGGTGCGGCTGTGCCCTGCGCAGGCGTTCGAGCAGTTGCGGCACCAGGCTTGGCCGCACGGTCTGCAGCACGCCGATGGCCAGCGTACGTAGGGACTGGCCCTTGAAGTTGCGCATGGCCTCGTGGGCGCGCTGCAGGCCGTCGAGCAGCGGCAGGGCGTGGTTGTACAGGGTATGGGCGGCCAGCGTCGGCAGCAGGCGTTTGTTGCTGCGCTCGAACAGGCTCAGGTCAAGGCTGTGCTCCAGTTGGCGGATCTGCTGGGAAAGAGCCGGTTGGGACAGCGACAGGCGCTCGGCGGCGCGGCCCACGTGGCCTTCTTCATACACCGCGACGAAATAACGCAGTTGGCGAAAATCCATAAGTAATGCTTATCGAAAATGCTGAAAAAACGAAATGGTCGTACACCCTCGCGAAGCCTAGTCTATCGCCGTATTCCAGCGGGTTACAGCGATGAATCGGTCGATTGTTACCCCGAATGAAAAACACTTTTGATAGGCAAGGCAAAATATCGAGTGCCGGCACCCAGACCGCACCGTGGCCGCCCTCTGCCGTGACTGGTTGGAGCCCTGATGAACCTGTTCAACCTGCGCCGCCCGGCCCCTGCCGCCGTCGCCGAGCCCAAGCGTGCGCCGGTGATCGTGCCGGAAGCGCCGCAGCTGTCGCGTGAGCGCCTGATGCCCGGCACCGAACGCGCAGCGCAAGTGTTCGTGCGTGGCCAAGGCTCCTGGTTGTGGGACAACGAAGGGCACGCCTACCTGGACTTCACCCAGGGTGGTGCGGTCAACAGCCTGGGCCACAGCCCCAGTGTGCTGGTGAAGGCGCTGAGCACCCAGGCCCAGGCGTTGATCAACCCGGGCTCGGGCTTTCACAGCCATGGGCTGCTGGGGCTGGTCAACCGCCTGTGCCAGAGCACCGGCAGCGACCAGGCTTACCTGCTCAACAGCGGTGCCGAAGCCTGCGAGGGCGCGATCAAGCTGGCGCGCAAGTGGGGCCAGCTGCACCGCAACGGCGCCTATCACATCATCACCGCCAGCCAGGCCTGCCATGGCCGAAGCCTGGGCGCGTTGTCGGCGTCCGACCCGCTGCCGTGCAACCGCTGCGAGCCGGGCCTGCCGGGCTTCAGCAAGGTGCCGTTCAACGACCTGGCGGCGCTGCATGCCGAGGTGGACTCACGCACCGTGGCGATCATGCTCGAGCCTATCCAGGGCGAGGCGGGTGTCATTCCGGCCACGCAGGAGTACCTCAAGGGTGTGGAAACGCTGTGCCGCGAACTGGGCATCCTGCTGATCCTCGACGAGGTGCAGACCGGCATCGGCCGCTGTGGCGCGCTACTGGCCGAAGCAACCTACGGCGTGCGTGCCGACATCATCACCTTGGGCAAGGGTCTGGGTGGTGGCGTGCCGCTGGCGGCCTTGCTGGCCCGGGGCACGGCGTGCTGCGCCGAGCCTGGCGAACTGGAAGGCAGCCACCATGGCAATGCGCTGATGTGCGCCGCCGGCCTGGCCGTGCTGGATACCGTGCTGGAGCCTGGCTTCTTCGCCCAAGTGCAGGACAACGGCCGCCACCTGCGTGAGGGCCTTGGCCGGCTAGCCGGGCGTTATGGCCAGGGCGAAGTGCGCGGGCAAGGCCTGCTGTGGGCCCTGCAGCTGAAGGAGAACCTGGCCCGCGAGCTGGTGGCGGCGGCCCTGCACGAAGGCCTGCTGCTCAACGCACCGCAGGCGGATGTGGTGCGCTTTTCGCCGGCGCTGACCGTGAGCAAGGGCAACATCGACGAAATGCTGCTGCGCCTGGCCCGTGCCTTCGCCCGCCTGCACACCTGGCAGCAGGCCCGCCGGGAAGTACCGGCCTGATCCGAATTTTACGAACCGTCTGGCGTTCCTGCGCATCGCCCCTGGCCTGTTTCATTCGGCCCGGGGCGTTTTTTTTTGCCTGTTGAACCTCTACGGTGGGCAGCTAGTCTCTGATGTAACCCCTTCAGGAGAGACTCGCATGGACTTCATACGCATCATCATCGCCATCATCCTGCCGCCGCTCGGCGTATTCCTGCAGGTTGGGTTTGGCGGGGCGTTCTGGCTGAATATCCTGCTGACCTTGCTGGGGTACATTCCGGGGATCGTGCATGCGGTGTATATCATCGCCAAGCGCTAGCCTATCAGGGTCTCATCGCCGGCAAGCCGGGCTCCCACAGGACTGCACAGCGCTCAAGGCCTGTGTAAATACCTGTGGGAGCTGGCTTGCCGGCGATTCGGCTGCAAAGCAGACTCAGATGCTCAGCCCCCTAACACCCTGCAATAGAATTTCCACTCTTCTTCCAGCGCATGCGCCAGGTTCTCCGCCTTGCGGAACCCATGTCGCTCCCCCGCATAGAAGTGCCCTTCAGCCTCGATCCCGTTAGCCTGCAGCGCTTCCAGCATCGACCGCGTCTGCTCTGGCACCACCACTGCATCCAGTTCGCCCTGGAAGAAAATCACCGGCACCTTGATCTGCCCCGCATGCAGCAGCGGTGTACGCTGGCGATAGCGCTCGGCGTCCTGCAGCGGGTCGCCGATCAACCAGTCCAGGTAGTCCCCTTCGAACTTGTGGGTGGCCCTGCCCAGGGCAACCGGGTCGCTGACCCCGTACAGGCTGGCGCCGGCGCGGAACACATCATGGAACGCCAAGGCACAGAGGGTAGTGTAGCCGCCCGCGCTACCGCCACGGATGAACGCCTTGCGGCCGTCGATCAGCCCACGACCTGCCAGGTGTTCCACCGCCGCGCAAGCATCGGCCACATCGCTTTCGCCCCAGCGCAGGTGCAAGGCCTGGCGGTATTCACGGCCATAGCCGGTGCTGCCCCGGTAGTTGAGGTCGGCGACGGCGAAGCCGCGCTGGGTCCAGTACTGGATGCGTGGGTCGAGCACGGGATAACAGGCCGAGGTCGGCCCGCCATGGATGAACACCACCAGCGGCGAGGCCCCTTGCGACCGGGCTGCCGGGTAAAAGAAGCCATGGGCGCAATGGCCGCCACTGCCGTAGTGGAACGACTGCGGCAGGCTGATATGTCTTGCCGGCAGCACTTCGGCGCCACCAGCCAATACGCTGACCTCGTGGTTGCTGCGGGCAATGGCGATGACCGCCGGCGGGCTGATCGGCGAGGCGGCTATCGCGTACAGGTGTCCGGTATCCATGGCCAGGCTGCGAAAGCGCGTGTAGGCGCTGGCGAAACGCTCCAGGCGGCCATCGGCAGTGCGCAGCCCCAGCTGCCCGAAGCCGTTTTCGAACCAGCTGGCCAGATAGCTTTGCGGCCCCAACGCCAACCAGGTACTGGCGCCCAGTTGCCAGGGGGCTGCAGCGTGGTCCGCGGGTTCGGCAGGCAAGGCCTGCCAACAGCCATCGACCTCGCCCCAGGGCTGCCAGAAGCCATTGCGGTCGGACAGGCAGTAAAGTCGGCCTTCACTATCGAAGCGCGGCTGCTGTAGCGACTCGTCAGCGCTGGCAATACATTGCGCCGGCCCCCAGTGACCACTGGCATCACGTGTGCGGCACATCAGCCTGGTGAAGGTCCAGGGTTGAGCCGGGCGGTCCCATTCGACCCACGCCAGGCGCTGGCCGTCGCCACTCACCGTAGGCGAAGCATAGAAGTCGGCGCCCTCGGCGAGCACTTCGCGGGCCTGCTCACTCAGGGCGACCAGGCGATGCTCGACCCCTTCGCCATGCTGCTCCTCGACTGCCAGCCAGCAGGCCGTCGTGCCACTGCACATCGCCGTAGCGG
This region includes:
- a CDS encoding GGDEF domain-containing protein, with translation MFRLNAVRASHFLPSLFLLLAGLAAAYVRDLSVFFTSLFNVLPTLVLLLGGAYCAVYRRQRELFLMLTVYIAYYLLDTQTDFYRDHGRVREDAAVTFHLVCLLLPALFGLYGAWQERTHLLQDLVARGAVLFAIGSVAVALEQSFPEALLTWLAEIRWPTLHGQWMSLIQMVYPLFLGVFILLVVQYLRAPRPLHAALVTGLLGIFWMLPQTFILPFTLNIMCSQVMLMIAAAVAHEAYQMAFRDELTGLPGRRALNERMQRLGRNYVIAMTDVDHFKKFNDTHGHDVGDQVLRLVASRLSKVTGGGRAYRYGGEEFALVFAGKTAEECLPHVEAVREVIANYVMHLRDQYNRPQDDTAGRQRRAGSSGGTVSVTISIGVAERQADHRNPEAVLKSADLALYNAKGAGRNCVMVHGQQSQRGAVRTA
- a CDS encoding LysR family transcriptional regulator, which encodes MDFRQLRYFVAVYEEGHVGRAAERLSLSQPALSQQIRQLEHSLDLSLFERSNKRLLPTLAAHTLYNHALPLLDGLQRAHEAMRNFKGQSLRTLAIGVLQTVRPSLVPQLLERLRRAQPHLVVQIYELSGLEIERRLLNGSLDIGISYLPPRQPGLHGLLLYEDELQLVIPATHPLKDFKKVSIRQAAELPMLMLGEEFQIRQIWQAQLASQGRRPQVQAEMNNMAGILDSLAHTALATILPGRAKEAAEDDQGLLWKPLSEPRVPLKVGLVFRDAQRQQASVELLRTLLEEETDARLLGASSLDVLG
- a CDS encoding aminotransferase class III-fold pyridoxal phosphate-dependent enzyme, whose product is MNLFNLRRPAPAAVAEPKRAPVIVPEAPQLSRERLMPGTERAAQVFVRGQGSWLWDNEGHAYLDFTQGGAVNSLGHSPSVLVKALSTQAQALINPGSGFHSHGLLGLVNRLCQSTGSDQAYLLNSGAEACEGAIKLARKWGQLHRNGAYHIITASQACHGRSLGALSASDPLPCNRCEPGLPGFSKVPFNDLAALHAEVDSRTVAIMLEPIQGEAGVIPATQEYLKGVETLCRELGILLILDEVQTGIGRCGALLAEATYGVRADIITLGKGLGGGVPLAALLARGTACCAEPGELEGSHHGNALMCAAGLAVLDTVLEPGFFAQVQDNGRHLREGLGRLAGRYGQGEVRGQGLLWALQLKENLARELVAAALHEGLLLNAPQADVVRFSPALTVSKGNIDEMLLRLARAFARLHTWQQARREVPA
- a CDS encoding YqaE/Pmp3 family membrane protein, which encodes MDFIRIIIAIILPPLGVFLQVGFGGAFWLNILLTLLGYIPGIVHAVYIIAKR